The Aethina tumida isolate Nest 87 chromosome 6, icAetTumi1.1, whole genome shotgun sequence genome has a segment encoding these proteins:
- the LOC109606259 gene encoding 2-methoxy-6-polyprenyl-1,4-benzoquinol methylase, mitochondrial — protein MSNLPRILNRTLKTNPLKHLKVRTVATQQKHEENVEKQTHFGFETVKESEKAEKVHKVFENVAEKYDIMNDAMSLGIHRVWKDIFVQRLSPTEDTKLLDVAGGTGDIAFRFINYAKNAGLKKYHVTVSDINENMLEVGKIRSEVLKHDPETISWREADAEKLPFKDNTFNAYTIAFGIRNVTHIDKVLEEAYRVLQPGGRFMCLEFSHLIHPSFQWVYDQYSFQVIPALGKLIAGQWQPYQYLVESIRQFPNQEKFKLMIEEAGFRQVTYENLTLGVVAIHSGFKL, from the exons ATGTCGAACCTACCGAGGATTTTAAACAGAACTTTAAAGACCAATCCGTTGAAGCATTTAAAAGTAAGGACAGTAGCAACACAACAAAAACACGAAGAAAATGTCGAAAAACAAACCCACTTCGGCTTTGAAACAGTCAAGGAGAGCGAAAAGGCTGAAAAAG TTCACAAAGTGTTCGAAAATGTTGCCGAAAAGTACGACATAATGAACGACGCTATGAGTCTGGGTATCCACAGAGTTTGGAAGGATATATTTGTGCAGCGGCTCAGTCCAACTGAAGACACCAAACTGTTGGACGTGGCTGGAGGAACTG GCGACATTGCCTTTAGGTTTATAAACTATGCGAAAAACGCTGGCTTAAAGAAATATCATGTAACGGTGTCAGACATAAATGAAAACATGTTGGAGGTGGGTAAAATCAGGTCTGAAGTTTTAAAACACGATCCTGAAACGATTTCGTGGCGCGAGGCTGATGCTGAGAAACTACCTTTTAAAGACAATACTTTTAATGCATATACCATAGCATTTGGCATCAGGAATGTGACTCACATAGACAAAGTTCTTGAGGAGGCTTACAGAGTTTTACAACCTGGAGGGAGATTTATGTGTCTTGAATTCAGCCATTTAATCCATCCCAGTTTTCAATG GGTTTATGACCAGTATAGTTTTCAAGTGATACCTGCCCTAGGAAAATTAATAGCAGGACAGTGGCAACCTTATCAATATTTAGTTGAGAGTATCAGGCAGTTCCCCAATCAGGAGAAGTTCAAATTGATGATTGAAGAAGCTGGTTTTAGACAAGTTACTTATGAAAACTTGACTTTGGGTGTTGTTGCCATTCACTCAGgtttcaaattgtaa
- the LOC109606265 gene encoding ubiquitin-fold modifier-conjugating enzyme 1, with product MVDESTRKTLSNIPLLKTKAGPRDKEQWVQRLKEEYQSLIKYIQNSKEADNDWFRLESNKEGTKWFGKCWFIHELLKYEFDVEFEIPVTYPTTAPEIALPELDGKTAKMYRGGKICLSDHFKPLWARNVPKFGIGHAMALGLGPWLAVEIPDLISKGVISYKEKTG from the exons ATGGTTGACGAATCGACCCGCAAGACTTTAAGCAACATTCCCCTGCTAAAAACGAAGGCGGGACCGCGCGACAAGGAACAATGGGTCCAACGACTGAAAGAAGAATACCAATCGCTCATCAAG TACATCCAGAACAGCAAAGAGGCGGACAACGATTGGTTCAGGCTCGAGTCCAATAAGGAAGGTACCAAATGGTTCGGGAAGTGTTGGTTCATACACGAACTGTTGAAGTATGAGTTCGATGTTGAGTTCGAGATACCTGTTACGTATCCCACAACAGCGCCGGAAATTGCACTGCCAGAGCTAGACGGTAAAACGGCTAAGATGTACAGAGGtggaaaaatttgtttgagtGATCATTTTAAGCCTTTGTGGGCCAGGAACGTGCCCAAGTTTGGGATCGGACATGCCATGGCTTTAGgg CTTGGACCTTGGTTAGCTGTTGAGATACCagatttaatatcaaaagGAGTAATTTCGTACAAAGAAAAAACAGGATGA